The Mercurialis annua linkage group LG2, ddMerAnnu1.2, whole genome shotgun sequence genome contains a region encoding:
- the LOC126670436 gene encoding uncharacterized protein LOC126670436 isoform X2, which yields MDTSQLDNSLPLNDQADEWDTDGFVLPSLGIEDPDWSTLHASEVEPSKPPSPKTKKEENIYLGPHGAPPQSKLQDLNPSGRKQRFKQKLKEADRRTTGAGRENKLENLRDLVGAGRGNANVSKGSPRDWLDQHCHESEFEKWSSQ from the exons ATGGACACCTCTCAATTGGATAATTCTCTTCCACTCAATGATCAAGCAGATGAATGgg ACACCGATGGATTTGTGTTACCAAGTTTGGGAATAGAAGACCCAGATTGGAGTACACTTCATGCTTCTGAAGTAGAACCTTCAAAACCTCCTTCTCCGAAG ACCAAAAAGGAAGAGAACATATACCTAGGACCTCACGGGGCTCCTCCTCAATCAAAGCTGCAAGATCTGAACCCATCTGGTCGTAAACAGCGTTTCAAGCAGAAACTGAAGGAAGCAGATAGGCGAACTACTGGAGCAGGAAGGGAAAATAAGTTAGAAAATTTGCGAGACCTCGTGGGCGCTGGGAGGGGAAATGCCAACGTGTCAAAAGGCTCTCCTCGAGACTGGTTAGACCAACATTGCCATGAATCAGAGTTTGAAAAGTGGTCCTCTCAATGA
- the LOC126670436 gene encoding uncharacterized protein LOC126670436 isoform X1 — translation MGVKDSPFSLEISELECCVLDTDGFVLPSLGIEDPDWSTLHASEVEPSKPPSPKTKKEENIYLGPHGAPPQSKLQDLNPSGRKQRFKQKLKEADRRTTGAGRENKLENLRDLVGAGRGNANVSKGSPRDWLDQHCHESEFEKWSSQ, via the exons ATGgg agttaaagattcacctttttcacTCGAAATCTCTGAACTGGAATGCTGTGTGCTAGACACCGATGGATTTGTGTTACCAAGTTTGGGAATAGAAGACCCAGATTGGAGTACACTTCATGCTTCTGAAGTAGAACCTTCAAAACCTCCTTCTCCGAAG ACCAAAAAGGAAGAGAACATATACCTAGGACCTCACGGGGCTCCTCCTCAATCAAAGCTGCAAGATCTGAACCCATCTGGTCGTAAACAGCGTTTCAAGCAGAAACTGAAGGAAGCAGATAGGCGAACTACTGGAGCAGGAAGGGAAAATAAGTTAGAAAATTTGCGAGACCTCGTGGGCGCTGGGAGGGGAAATGCCAACGTGTCAAAAGGCTCTCCTCGAGACTGGTTAGACCAACATTGCCATGAATCAGAGTTTGAAAAGTGGTCCTCTCAATGA